ACACTCacgtaaaaataatcaataagatAGCACGTGACGTCGTACTCGTCGTAGTAATAATAACCATTAGAGGACGCGGTCACCATTTTGTTTCATTGGCTTGGCTTCATATAAATGTCGGTGCATTATCGcgtcgatttttttattcacttttGAATACTTGTGTAGGCCAACAGTTATGTACAGTCTACTGCAGATatatatacaaagaaaataaagaatatttaggAAGAGCTCTCGTCTGTACGGACATTTGCCGTCTACTGTACTACAGTAGAACACGGCATTGGGTGAATTCAGTACACAACCACGACCTTATTACGAAGAGTACAAGATCGTTTTCGTACAAGGGCCGTTGGGTTCCCCCAAAGGAGTCTTACTTTTTACAAGCAAAGCAAGTGCCGCCAACTAGCTGAATCACGTTGACGAAGTAACTTGCAAACCAATATATGGACTGCAATTTACCTCGCCAAATGTCAAAACCAGGTCCAAGAACATGAAGAATGAAAGACAAATCgaaaaatagaagtattttatatgaaattactTTATTGAACATGTAAAATCCGTATTGACATGAGGAATGCTAATTCtcatttacaaaataacacaaatgTAAAATTTGAGAGACAAATCACATCGAAAACCTACCTATTAACTAACTAAAATTACAACATACACATCAATTtcctaaattatttaaattgctCGGCATGTAGGCTTGCCCCATGCTTTCTGTTCTTAGCTTAAGTTTGGTACTATTATCATCAGCATTGAAATTTACAATGAGAAGAGGTaggttttaataacaataagCTGTCACATCCTTCCATGAAATAAGTCTCTAAATTTACTTTTCTGTTTAAGATCTGACCAAAAACCACTTGTCCATGTATACTTATAATAAAGATTTACATTAACACTGAGTTATGGCATAATATTGAAGCACAGCTACAGTCAGTATTACAAGACAGTTTGGGTAGAACCAGTTGAGGTACAAGTAAAGGTGTCCAGTCACAGCGAACTTAACGAGGGAGGGCTAACTGTACAAATTCCCCAGTGTATACATGCTAAcacttaacattattttttttgtgaggCTTAGACCTAAATTTGCCTTAGCCATTGGAGATTTTCCAAACTCTGCATTACAATGcactttaataaaattaatctaaagTCGAGATAGAATGTCAATAAGAAATTATAACACAATGTTTTTAAATTCATATGAACATAGCAGGATACAAGACAATTCATACTTGTTTCCTAATTTATAATCCAGACAAATACAAATTCATGTGCATAATACAAATCAGCGTTAACCCAGATTTTGGAAAATCAGTCCAGTTTTACTTTGTAATAAATTAAGTCCAAGTAAATTACTCATTATGAACAAGTCTTAGCGGCAGGGAGATCATTCGCTTTCCTCTTCCTCCTCATCATCGTCATCACCATCCTCCTCCTCGGActcctccttcttcttctttgttttCTACAAACAAAAACAGTTTGTTAATGTTAAGCTTCATTAGCTTCACCTCAATAAACAAAATGAAGGACCGTACAAATTAAGTCACTTAATGACTTGAAGTTTTTGACAGAACTTAAAAAATTTGTCATTGAGTTATGCCCCTACACCTTAAGTGAATACTATAATATAAACTGTtagttaataagtatgtaaatatgtagctaCACCCACCGGGTAAAATTGTATTGATTCTCACTGTCCTTGTCTAACATCAACATGTACACATACAGTTTATGgctattgaataataaaaaaaaaaaaaaaaggaaatttaaATTGAACAAGGGATTTAACTTACGGGTGCTGCCACCTTTTTGCCGGCCTTCTTTCCTCGCTTCTGTGCCTTCTTGCCTCCACCCTCACCGCCGCCGCCGTTCGCATTAAATGACTCTAGGTCCTTTGTGTACTGCTCCTTCGCTTTAGCCGCCTTCTCTTCCCACAcctgtatgaaaaaaatagtaagCATTTTAAATAACGGAATTCGTAATTAGGTAAAAGTAGACAATGGAAAACGGTTGAGGTGAACTTACACTCTTGTCCTTCATCCCCCGCCATATTTCACCACCTTTTTTGGCGATTTCGGTGACTTTAAGTCCGGGGTGTTCGGACTTGATCGATTCTCGGGCACTGTTGAGCCACAGCATGTAAGCTGACATAGGACGCTTGGGCTTGTCcgtcattttgttttttttcctgcgaaaaaagaaataaataataaaaatctagaTAAAAAGCTCGTTTATGAAAGGCAACAGGTTATCCGGGCCATGCCTTCCACAAACCGAACGGCGAAATACGCGACTTCATATGTACACGGCAGTTAGGGCGTCGTTTTGGCGGGAAACGCTTAAAGGGCTCATATTACTGTAATTTCACAATCTCCATTGAAAGAAATCGATAATTACgactaaaaacaacaaaatgcaCTATATCACTAAACAATTTATTGTAGAAAACGTCTGAATCGGTTATCACCCATATAACGAGTTCACTGGCCTAAGCTTGGGTCGAACGAGCCATTTTGTTTTCACGTTCTATGTCGAAAGTACGCAATAACTGTACATGACATCATTACCAAATAATCTATTCACTATTAAGGTATAACTTGTAGAAGAAGTGATTCGGACCTTCAATGGAAAAGATGagagaaataaattattgaaaatgagGCGTCCTCCGTACCCACGCGTACTAAGAAAGTATGGCGAAGCCCATAGCCATGTTTGAACGAGAATTCCAACGTGGaacaaaatctaattttaaGAAATACGCGATAATAAACACTACTAAACACAGTAAAACACTTAACTTTGATTAGAAAAATAATGTAACTTACCTGATggcaaaaattttgaaatattttttgaactgGTGCACAACCAAACTGCAGACTGTAGAGAGCCAGAAGAAAATGTATGGAGCTCGAAGCAAAGTTCCCAGAGCAAGGCAGCTTGGGGGTCGGCTCGCGTcactgtacagcgccatctacgaCGCCTGTGATTGGCTGACGAATTCAATGCTGCCAACTGCACGCGCTCGTCATTGCATCGTGTACTACGTATATCCGTGATAGGCTTACGAATAGGATTTAAGAAATTTCAACCTTATTGTGTTCATTTAAGTCAGGAAGTTGTTAATCAAAACGTGCTTCATACATTTACTTCAGAAATTTTATTCTGCATTTTTGTTAGGAATATAGCGTTATATTTGGCGAAAATCGAAAGGAATCTGTGAAActcgatacaatttattttttccttgacacttttctaacaaaattattataagtACATCAAAAAGTGACCCAGTCCTTCGAGTATCCCTTTACCAGCATACTACCAAAATTAACTCGCGCCTCATTTTAAATGCCGCCAACGTTTATTATGAAAACACCAAAAGCGCGGCAAACGTGGTGAGAAAGAGATGCCAATAAAACATAGCTCTTGAATGGCAGATGCGTTTGTTTACGATTTGATATTTTATAGGAACCatgaaatagtttttatttcaaagGATATAGAGTGTTGTATTTGCAATACATTACAATGAATGTGTATGTATCCTACATTGGTTCACTTTACTCCAAGATTCTGTACGCTAACGACCGACGACGCATTATCGCCCTAGATGTATAAGGAAacccatacaaacgtacaaTCGTAAATTTACGGCCTTATCTTACGACTTGCCGAATGTTTACCCAATGTGGTATCGTATTCGAGTTATAAATTTATCTTGTAAGACTTAAGTTTTAATGTTTCTGCCAATCTCACTTAAGTGAGATTGGAGTCCTCTTGGAATTCCTAGTAATAATCTAGGATTATAAGTTACAGTTTAGTTATAAGACTCATTGAGAATTGATTAATTTCTTACAAAATATTGATAGGTATAATCCATCGAATTAATAAAGGATCGACGCACATGTGCTACCTCTGAGGTTGCAGATACATATCTATATAATAGGCTTTTTTGTGGTTACCATCATTGCGCTGGAAAAGTGGAAAAGTAGTGCTTAAGAAGGTACAAGTTACAACCTACATTAGCAGTGAAACAGGCAGTTCTATCGCACGAACACTTAATACGGTCAAAGTTGTACTGCTTCATTTATTACCTACTAGTTATATCTTTCTTtgctactagcttttgccggGACTTCGTcggcgtggagttagtaattcgcgtagattattttttacccaatctgctttttatcgattccccatacaaacttccaccccccccccttttcaccccccttaaaggatgatttctgggataataaaaactaccctgtccttccccgggactcaaactatctcgaTCTAGTCTATAGGTACCAAatatcaactaaatcggttcaacggttCATAAACCGTtaatttattgcaaaccatggtactagaccgcgagccaggcgcaaatttcgtcagtcatcgcctccggggcgaaaactcgtatagcggttaacggctatgtatgatgaaccctcgtgaacgacagctgccgctccgt
The window above is part of the Cydia strobilella chromosome 12, ilCydStro3.1, whole genome shotgun sequence genome. Proteins encoded here:
- the LOC134746206 gene encoding high mobility group protein D-like; the encoded protein is MALYSDASRPPSCLALGTLLRAPYIFFWLSTVCSLVVHQFKKYFKIFAIRKKNKMTDKPKRPMSAYMLWLNSARESIKSEHPGLKVTEIAKKGGEIWRGMKDKSVWEEKAAKAKEQYTKDLESFNANGGGGEGGGKKAQKRGKKAGKKVAAPKTKKKKEESEEEDGDDDDEEEEESE